The stretch of DNA ACCTCAGGTCAGATTTATACTGCTCAGCTCAATTTGTCGAAGCTATTACCTAATCTTTCATCTGATTTAGCAAATTTTACCTTTCAGTTTAAGGCAAAAGATCAGTTTATCAATGTGAGCCCATTGGCAAGCACTGTAACTAAAGATAAAAATAACACATGGATGGAGTTGGAAGGGGAACTAACAACACACGATGTGGAAGATGTAGAAGGAATCGAAAAAGTCCTAACAGCCTATGATGGTGATCGCCCTCTTAAAATTAATTGGAAGCACCAAAATGGGAAAAAGCATCGTTTTTCTATTGAAAATGTTCAACAAAAAGCCAAAGCTTATCCTATTACTTGGAAGTGGAATGGAAAACCGCTTAATTCTAAAACAATTGGAGAATATTCTTTTAACATCCCTCCTGAAGGGGATTTTATGCATACCAATACCTATCGTTATAACAGCCCAGAACAACACATTATTTTAGAGTTTTCGGATTTGTTGGATACCGAGCAAAATTTAGAAGGGCTTGTTCAGTTGGCAGGTAAAAACATAAAATATGCGATTGAAGAAAACAAAATTAAGTTGTTTACAGATGGCAATTTATTGGGCAAAAAGCAACTCAAAATTTCTGGAGAAATAAAAAGCACCTTCGGCAAAAAACTGGGGAGCCCTTTGACAGAAACCATTACTTTTTCGGATACCAAACCTAAAGTAGAGTGGTTGGGCAAGGGGAACATTATTCCTAAGTCTAAGAAGATGCCTGTTGTTTTTAAGACCGTTAACCTAAATGCAGTTGATGTTCGGGTTATAAAAGTCAAAGAAAAAAATATCAAACAATTCTTCCAAGTCAACCGAATTGATGGGGATAGTGAATTAAAAAGAGTAGGAACGGTTGTTTTAGAAAAGAAGATTGCCTTGGACAAAACCAAAGGCTTAAATCTATCTGAATGGACCAATCATTCTCTTGATTTGGCAGATTTAATTACGCCAGAGCTAGGAGCCGTTTATGAGATTGCACTTGGGTTTAGCCAGTCTTATTCTTTATATCCTTGTGAGGCTTCAGATGCGGAAGAAGGGCATTATGAAGCAATTGATATGATGGATTTGCCCAAAAATTGGGACAGCCCGAATTACAGCAGTAGTTATTGGGATAATTATGACGATGACTACGATTATGGTGATTTAAACAATCCTTGTAGCCGTTATTACTATCGACCTAATTTGGTGGCCAAACGGAATATTTTGGCATCAGACCTAGGAATTATTGCCAAGCAAGGAGATAATGGAAGTTTGTTTGTTGTTAATAATTTGCAGACAACAGAACCTCTCAAAAGTGTGGAGTTAGAGTTTTACGATTATCATCAAGAACTAATCGGAACGGCCAAAACGGATAAGGAAGGAATGGCAAGCCCTTCTTTGGCAAAAAAGCCTTTTTTCCTAATTGCTAAATTGGGTGACCAAAGAGGTTATTTGCGCTTGGACGATGGTTCTGCTTTGTCAATGAGTCGTTTTGATGTAGCTGGAAGCACCTACCACAAAGGATTAAAAGGGTTTATTTATGGAGAACGTGGTGTTTGGAGACCTGGCGATGAATTATTCTTGAATTTTATCTTAGAAGACAAAGACAAAACATTACCCGCCAATCATCCAGTCGTCTTTACACTAAAAGATTCTAGAGGATCTATTGTAGTTAAAAAAACAAGCACAAAAGGCGTCAATGGCATTTATAATTTTACGTGCCAAACCGATGAAGAAGCGCCAACGGGTAATTATTTGGCGACGGTTCGTGTAGGAGGGGCTAAGTTTAGCAAAAACATTAAAGTGGAGGCTATCAAGCCCAATCGCTTGAAAATGGATTTGGATTTTGGAGTAAAAGAACTTTCTGTTGAGAATAAATCCCTTGAAGGACGATTAACATCTACTTGGTTGCATGGTGCTGTTGCCAAAAACTTAAAGGCAAAGGTTGAGGTCACCTTATCAGAAGGAAAAACAAAATTTGTAAAATATAGCGAATATGCTTTTCACGATCCTGCACGTGAATTTTCTCCTGAGGATAAAGTAATTTTTGAAGATAAACTCGATGAAAATGGAAAGGCTACTGTAAAAACAACGATTGCAGCAAATCGCCAAGGGCCAGGAATGCTCAAAGCAAATTTTCGTATGAAAGTTTTTGAACCAGGTGGGGATTTTAGTATTAGCCAGTTTTCAATGCCTTATCATCCATACAAAACGTATGTAGGGGTTCGGATTCCCAAAGGAGACGAGGCTAGAAATATGTTGTTAACAGATGTCAAACACGACATTGAAATTGTTGCCTTGGATAAAGATGGTGAATTGGTCGATGAGGCAGAATTAGAGGTAAAACTTTATAAATTAGAATGGAAGTGGTGGTTTGATAAAAATAGAGATGAGGTATCTAGTTACCGAGGCAAGGTTTATGGTACTGAGGTGACTTCTGGTAAAGTTTCTACCAAAAATGGTAAGGCAACTTGGCAAATGGAAGTAAAATACCCAAACTGGGGGCGTTATTTGGTACGTGTGTCGAATGGAAAAACAGGGCATAGCACAGGAAAAGTATTCTACATTGATTGGCCAGGCTGGGCAGGACGTTCTACCGAAAATGATCCAGGTGGGGCTACTGCCTTGAATTTTACAGCAGATGCCAAAAAATATAAGGTGGGGGATGAAATTACACTTAATATCCCAACAGGACAGGCTGGACGAGCTTTGGTTTCTATTGAAAATGGAACAAAAATCGTTGAAGCGCATTGGGTAGAAACCCAAAAAGGAGCTACTCAATTCAAATTCAAAGCAACAGCCGCAATGGCTCCCAATGCTTATGCTTCTGTTTCCTTGTTACAACCACATGCCCAAACTAAAAATGATTTACCGATTCGTATGTATGGAGCTATTCCGCTCAAAGTAGAAGATCCAAGTACGCATTTAGAGCCTGAAATGGTAATTCCTGACGAATTGCGACCTGGGCAAGAGTTTGCTATGTCAGTAAAAGAACGCAAAGGAGGACCAATGGCTTATACGATTGCTATTGTAGATGAAGGTTTGCTGGATTTAACACGTTTTAAAACGCCATCTCCTTGGAATACCTTTTACAAAAGGGAAGCACTGGGAGTCAAGACTTGGGATATGTACAATGATGTATTAGGAGCCTTTGGCGGTGATGTGAAAAGCTTGTTGAGTATTGGAGGGGATGGTGCTGCTGCTGATCGAGCTCGTAAAAAACCAGATCGTTTTAAGCCCGTAGTTATCTATTTAGGACCTTTTTATCTAAAGGAAGGAGAAACCGCCAATCATAAATTTACCATGCCCAACTATGTTGGTTCTGTGCGTGCTATGGTGGTTGCTGCTAATGATGGTGCCTATGGTTCTACGGAAAAAGCAATTCCTGTCCGTCAACCTTTGATGGTTTTAGGAACGGTGCCTAGAGTTTTGGGCGTGGGAGAAAGCTTTAAGCTGCCTGTGACGGTATTTGCTATGAAAGAGAATATTAAAAATGTTGATGTTAAGGTCGAGACCTCTGGGCTTATTGATGTTGCAGGAAAAAAGACAGGCAATGTGACGTTTAAAGAACCAGGAAATGACTTAACCTATTTTGAATTGCTCACACGATATAGAGTAGGAGCTGGGCACATCAAAATTACAGTTTCTAGTGGAAAGGAATCGGCTACCTATGAGACAGATGTAATCGTCAGAAATGCCAACCCAAGAGAAACCTTAGTAGCGCATCAGACCTTAGAGGACAAACAGTCTTGGAAACAAACCTACAAACCAATAGGTATGATGGGAACCAACCATGGCGTAATGGAGGTTTCTTCTATTCCGCCTATGAATTTGGGCAAGCGACTTAAATATTTGATTCGCTATCCTTATGGTTGTGTGGAACAAACAACTTCTTCTGTTTTTCCTCAAGTGTATCTAACGGCTTTGATGGATTTGCCTGAACAGAAAAAAGAAAAAATTACAACGAATATAAAAGCGGGTATCAAGCGTTTATATCGTTATCAGAACCCAAGTGGTGCAATGGCTTATTGGCCAGGACAAGCGGATGATTTGTGGGCTACCAATTATGCAGGACATTTTATGATTGAGGCTAAAAAAGCGGGGTATACCGTAACCGATGAGTTTATGAAAGCTTGGATTGCTTTCCAAACAAGTACGGCTCAAAAATGGACAGCAAAAGGAACAGTGAGTGATGATTTGACGCAGGCTTATCGTTTGTTTTTATTAGCATTGGCAGGCAAGCCTGATTTGGGCTCTATGAATAGAATGCGACTAAAACAGTCTAAGGCGGAAGCCGTGGCTGCTCGTTGGTATTTGGCGGCAGCTTACCACATGGCGGGGCAAAAAGAGGTCGCAAAAACGATTGCTACCAAAGCTGTTTTAACGGCTTTGCCCTATAAAGGAAGCAATGCTGCGAGTACGTTTGGTTCTCAATTTCGAGATCAAGCTTTGATTTTGCAAGCTTTGAGCATTATGAATTTGCGCAACAATGCCAATGATATTGTAAAGACTATTTCTGATAAATTGGCTTCTGATAATTGGCTGAATACACAAGAAACAGCACAGGCTTTGGTGGCAATGGCAAAATTTGTAGGAGAAGGAGGTGTGAGTAGAAAGGTTACCTTCGAATATCGTTTGGCAGATGGCAGTTGGCAAAAAGTGAACAGCAATAAACCAATTTGGCAATTAGAATTAAAAGGGAATCAGGCGACTGAAGTAAGCTTTAAAAATACAAGTGGTGCCGTTCTTTTTACCCGTCTAATTTCAGATGGTATTCCTGCTGCTATGGACGAAACGGAAACGGCAAAGGGACTGGACTTAACTGTTGTATACATGGATATGGCAGGAGAAAAATTAGATCCTACCCTGATTGCACAAGGAACAGACTTTAAAGCCCAAGTGACTGTTAAAAACACAGGAAACATCGATTATAATGAATTGGCCATTCATCAAATTTTTCCTTCTGGTTGGGAAATTCACAACACTCGCTTGACAGGAGCAACAACAGGAGGGGACAAGGCAGAATATGTCGATATTCGAGATGATCGAGTGTACACGTTCTTTGACTTGAAAAAAGGCAAAAGCAAAACGTTTAATGTATTGCTCAATGCAAGTTATTTGGGACGCTATTATTTGCCAGCTTTGGCAGTAGAAGCGATGTATGATAAGACCATTCAGGCTCGAAAACGAGGACAGTGGGTTGAGGTTAATAAACGAGCAAAAAAATAATTGATAAGGCTGTTTCAACGTCTAATTCGACAATTTGGAAATTTGAAGGCAAAAGTAAATCTTCAAGTTTCCAAATTGAAGAATGGTCAAATGGACAACAAAAAATTGCTCCTAGTGAGATGATAAAGGAAGAAATTCAAGCAAAAATACAGACGCTCATTGAGTCAGGGCAGGGGGAGAATACTTATATTGGGGTGTATATGATGGTCAACCATCTGGGGCTAACTTTAAATCAAGCTTTAGCCAGTCTAAAACCAATGGACTACCAACGAAATTATGCCAATCCTAATGATTTTTATTGCAGCGTTAGAATTGCCAATGTTTGGATCGAATACGAATATATAGAGGGCTATGTGCCTTATATGGGAACTGCTGCAACAGCTTCTAGAATGGTGAGTTTCTTTAATAAGGAACGACTAGAAATTATAGATGGTCTAGCAGAGTTCTTAGCCGTAAAAGATGAACATTCTGTGGAGGATGTTCGCCAAATTGTAGCCGAAGATTATCAATCGTTAATTCCTACTATTATTGATTTATTGGGGGATTGAGTTGGCTGCTTTTTCTTCCCTAGGATACGAATCTGGGTTACGTTTACTCCCTCTCAATAGAAACAGATTAGAACGACCGCCCTTTCAGGGGATATTTTTTGAGTAGCAATAAAGGAATAATATTGTCGAATTACTTACCGATATAATCTCTTTTAGAAACAAGACTTGCTCCATACATAATCCAATGGTACACCTAAATAGCTCGGCTGTACCCTAAAAATGTCCCCCTGTACATCCAACCTTTTAGAATGAATGTAATTTTTAAATTAGGCGTAATTTTGATTGCCAGTTGTTCATAAAACAACAGGATTATAATTATTTCTAAAACAAAAAATACATGAAAAATGAAAACAAGACTTAAATTTTCAGCACTATCATTAATCGCCATTTTTGCAATTCATTCTCAAGCAACAGCACAAGATTTTAACGATGAAAAACTAACTATGGAATCTAGTTCTAGTGAATTGCTAGAACATATAGAAGACGTGAATAAAAATTATCAGACCTACAATACTACTTCTAATAGTACTTGTCCTTCTTCTATCTTAGATTCAAGAGACAATGAATCGTATGCTGTTGTACAAATCGGAAATAAATGCTGGTTTGCTGAAGATTTAAATTATAATACACCTGGTTCTAGACCTAATTCTCAACTTGCACCAGGTAGTGGAAGGCTATATCATTGGAGTGAAGTAATGAACAACTATACCTCCAGTGGCGCAAGGGGAGCTTGTCCTTATGGTTGGCACGTTCCTACTGATGCCGAATGGAATGACCTTGAAATTGCTGTAGGGTTGAATGCTTCTGATGCAACGCAGACAGGGAATAGAGGGAGCCATGCACCGAGCCTTAAATCTGTCAATCATTGGCCTTCTGGGGCTGGTACCAATAGCTCTGGATTTAATGTAGAACCTAATGGGTATTATGGTGTTATATCATCTTCAGGAGCAATAGGATATGGGAGCCATGGAGATGGAGCTTATTATTGGACTTCTACAACAGGGAGTAATAGTTCTTGGGCATGGGGAAGGTCATTGTATCTTTCTAATAGCACGGTTCGCAGATCATTAAACTTGAAGACACACAATAAGTATTCTTGTAGATGTGTCTCTAATAATACAGTGGTAGCTGTTTCTAAGGTAGCTCCATCAAACGTTAGCGAAATAGAGGTTTATCCTAATCCGACTACTGGACGCATTACGATTGACTTAAAAGAAGAAACAGGAGAGGTATTTGTTCAGGTATTTTCTGTAAGTGGGCAATTGGTTTACGAGGCAGAAAACGTACAAGGCGATAGCCATCAGTTGGAATTGAATCAACCTGAAGGAATTTATTTTGTAGAAGTAACAACTACGGAAGGAAAAGAACGTTTTAAGGTGGTAAAGTTGCAGTAATTCG from Aureispira anguillae encodes:
- a CDS encoding alpha-2-macroglobulin family protein, producing the protein MNTTKLSGLFFALAFVFGACTTEYTPTKVAYNQAYDEYLSAFTSGEISKKSTIRVVFQNELTTTVNAPIYPNPFSFEPVLEGEAVWSDKQTIEFIPKGDLTSGQIYTAQLNLSKLLPNLSSDLANFTFQFKAKDQFINVSPLASTVTKDKNNTWMELEGELTTHDVEDVEGIEKVLTAYDGDRPLKINWKHQNGKKHRFSIENVQQKAKAYPITWKWNGKPLNSKTIGEYSFNIPPEGDFMHTNTYRYNSPEQHIILEFSDLLDTEQNLEGLVQLAGKNIKYAIEENKIKLFTDGNLLGKKQLKISGEIKSTFGKKLGSPLTETITFSDTKPKVEWLGKGNIIPKSKKMPVVFKTVNLNAVDVRVIKVKEKNIKQFFQVNRIDGDSELKRVGTVVLEKKIALDKTKGLNLSEWTNHSLDLADLITPELGAVYEIALGFSQSYSLYPCEASDAEEGHYEAIDMMDLPKNWDSPNYSSSYWDNYDDDYDYGDLNNPCSRYYYRPNLVAKRNILASDLGIIAKQGDNGSLFVVNNLQTTEPLKSVELEFYDYHQELIGTAKTDKEGMASPSLAKKPFFLIAKLGDQRGYLRLDDGSALSMSRFDVAGSTYHKGLKGFIYGERGVWRPGDELFLNFILEDKDKTLPANHPVVFTLKDSRGSIVVKKTSTKGVNGIYNFTCQTDEEAPTGNYLATVRVGGAKFSKNIKVEAIKPNRLKMDLDFGVKELSVENKSLEGRLTSTWLHGAVAKNLKAKVEVTLSEGKTKFVKYSEYAFHDPAREFSPEDKVIFEDKLDENGKATVKTTIAANRQGPGMLKANFRMKVFEPGGDFSISQFSMPYHPYKTYVGVRIPKGDEARNMLLTDVKHDIEIVALDKDGELVDEAELEVKLYKLEWKWWFDKNRDEVSSYRGKVYGTEVTSGKVSTKNGKATWQMEVKYPNWGRYLVRVSNGKTGHSTGKVFYIDWPGWAGRSTENDPGGATALNFTADAKKYKVGDEITLNIPTGQAGRALVSIENGTKIVEAHWVETQKGATQFKFKATAAMAPNAYASVSLLQPHAQTKNDLPIRMYGAIPLKVEDPSTHLEPEMVIPDELRPGQEFAMSVKERKGGPMAYTIAIVDEGLLDLTRFKTPSPWNTFYKREALGVKTWDMYNDVLGAFGGDVKSLLSIGGDGAAADRARKKPDRFKPVVIYLGPFYLKEGETANHKFTMPNYVGSVRAMVVAANDGAYGSTEKAIPVRQPLMVLGTVPRVLGVGESFKLPVTVFAMKENIKNVDVKVETSGLIDVAGKKTGNVTFKEPGNDLTYFELLTRYRVGAGHIKITVSSGKESATYETDVIVRNANPRETLVAHQTLEDKQSWKQTYKPIGMMGTNHGVMEVSSIPPMNLGKRLKYLIRYPYGCVEQTTSSVFPQVYLTALMDLPEQKKEKITTNIKAGIKRLYRYQNPSGAMAYWPGQADDLWATNYAGHFMIEAKKAGYTVTDEFMKAWIAFQTSTAQKWTAKGTVSDDLTQAYRLFLLALAGKPDLGSMNRMRLKQSKAEAVAARWYLAAAYHMAGQKEVAKTIATKAVLTALPYKGSNAASTFGSQFRDQALILQALSIMNLRNNANDIVKTISDKLASDNWLNTQETAQALVAMAKFVGEGGVSRKVTFEYRLADGSWQKVNSNKPIWQLELKGNQATEVSFKNTSGAVLFTRLISDGIPAAMDETETAKGLDLTVVYMDMAGEKLDPTLIAQGTDFKAQVTVKNTGNIDYNELAIHQIFPSGWEIHNTRLTGATTGGDKAEYVDIRDDRVYTFFDLKKGKSKTFNVLLNASYLGRYYLPALAVEAMYDKTIQARKRGQWVEVNKRAKK
- a CDS encoding FISUMP domain-containing protein — translated: MKTRLKFSALSLIAIFAIHSQATAQDFNDEKLTMESSSSELLEHIEDVNKNYQTYNTTSNSTCPSSILDSRDNESYAVVQIGNKCWFAEDLNYNTPGSRPNSQLAPGSGRLYHWSEVMNNYTSSGARGACPYGWHVPTDAEWNDLEIAVGLNASDATQTGNRGSHAPSLKSVNHWPSGAGTNSSGFNVEPNGYYGVISSSGAIGYGSHGDGAYYWTSTTGSNSSWAWGRSLYLSNSTVRRSLNLKTHNKYSCRCVSNNTVVAVSKVAPSNVSEIEVYPNPTTGRITIDLKEETGEVFVQVFSVSGQLVYEAENVQGDSHQLELNQPEGIYFVEVTTTEGKERFKVVKLQ